From a region of the Calliphora vicina chromosome 4, idCalVici1.1, whole genome shotgun sequence genome:
- the Ogg1 gene encoding N-glycosylase/DNA lyase — MFTIFNLKTNSLVNYFTVKRGLKMTTQGTIKVNAKELNLDLTLLGGQSFRWEKQVSNGECEWRGVAFGAYWILKQDEQRLFYKVHTGVSSENRNKEFYNKMLQRYLRLDFDLSAQVKQWRKSHPHFDKLAPHMKAVRVLDQEPLENVISFICSQNNHIKRISTMIQWLCMNYGEKIGNFQSSDVYSFPNLDSFVKAQNELESRLRAAKFGYRAKFIAQSVAKINEFGGMAWFEQLRSLPYQEARQELVKLPGIGFKVADCICLMSLGHLESVPIDTHIFKIAQSVYIPRLAGVKAVTPKIYEEIAVHFREVYGPFAGWTQAVLFCSELQQFQSDNDKEPLSPTKKKRCK; from the exons ATGttcactatttttaatttaaaaactaatagcTTAGTGAATTATTTTACAGTTAAAAGAGGATTAAAAATGACAACTCAAGGAACGATTAAAGTAAATGCAAAAGAACTTAATCTAGATTTAACTTTGCTGGGAGGACAAAGTTTtag atggGAAAAACAAGTTAGTAATGGGGAATGCGAATGGCGAGGTGTGGCTTTTGGTGCGTACTGGATATTGAAACAAGATGAACAGCGTTTATTTTACAAAGTTCATACAGGTGTATCCTCGGAAAATCGGAACAAagagttttacaataaaatgCTTCAACGATACCTACGTTTAGATTTTGATCTATCTGCACAAGTTAAACAATGGCGAAAGTCGCATCCTCATTTCGATAAGCTGGCTCCTCATATGAAAGCAGTACGTGTATTGGACCAGGAACCATTGGAAAATGTAATATCTTTTATCTGTAGCCAAAACAATCATATTAAAAG AATATCAACTATGATTCAATGGCTGTGTATGAATTATGGAGAAAAAATTGGTAACTTCCAATCAAGCGATGTATACAGTTTTCCTAATTTAGATTCTTTTGTTAAGGCACAGAATGAG TTAGAATCCCGATTACGTGCAGCAAAATTTGGATACCGCGCAAAATTTATTGCTCAGTCTGTAGCAAAAATAAACGAATTTGGCGGCATGGCATGGTTTGAACAATTACGTTCTCTTCCCTACCAAGAAGCACGTCAAGAATTGGTAAAACTTCCAGGTATTGGTTTTAAAGTGGCCGATTGTATATGTTTGATGTCCCTTGGTCATTTGGAGTCAGTACCGATCGACACTCACATCTTTAAAATCGCACAATCTGTTTATATACCACGATTGGCTGGTGTTAAAGCTGTGACGCCTAAAATTTATGAGGAAATCGCTGTACATTTTCGCGAAGTCTATGGTCCCTTTGCTGGCTGGACGCAAGCG